The nucleotide sequence TTCCGGGACCGGGCGGGCCGGGGCTTCAACCGACAAGGAATTCCCCTCCTCCGTGCACGCGCACGACGGTAGCCGCGCCCCGCGCGGGGGAGGGGCGTAAAAATTACCCTCACCGCGAACCAGGCCGGAACCTAACGTGAGCACCCTTGAAACGGGCGGGCACGAACGGCGGGGGACGGGAGCGTGTGGACGCAGCGGGACCAGATCCAGGCCTACCAATTCCTCCGCAGGAGACTGGTTTCGGCACTGGTCTCGGCTGACGCCAACCATCCGGTCGCCCCCAGCCGCAGGCTCGTCATCGGGACCCTGTGCGGCCTCGGCGTCGCGTTGCTCGTCACCGCGGTGTTCGGCGTGATCGGCCTGCTGAACCCCTCCGGCGGCAAGGACTGGCTGGCGGGCGGCAAGGTGATCGTCGAAGAGGGCACCGGCGCTCGCTACATCCTCGGCCAGGACGGCGCGCTGCACCCCGTGCTCAACTACGCCTCCGCGCGGCTGATGGCGGGCGGCAACGGCGAGGCCACTGTGACCGTCCCTTCGGACAAGCTCGCGAAGGCGCCGAGGGGTTCGCAGATCGGCATTCCCGGCGCCCCCGATTCGCTGCCCGCGGCGGCCGCGCTCGTGAACACGCCGTGGACAAGCTGCTCGCGGACGACCCAGGATGCGCCCGCGTCGGCCGAACCGGAGACGACGGTGCTCCTCGGCGCGCCCGCGGCCGGGGTCGACCTGCCGAGGGATCAGGCCGTCGTGGTCCGTGTCCCCGACGGTGAGCGCTACCTCGTGACGGCGGGACGACGCTTCAAGCTCACCCCGGAAGCCGCAACGGCGCTGCAGTTCGACACCTATCCGGTGATCGCGGTGTCCTCCCGGTGGATCGGTACCGTCGCCGCCGGACGCGATCTGGCCTACCGCGCGGTCGAGGA is from Amycolatopsis lurida and encodes:
- the eccB gene encoding type VII secretion protein EccB → MWTQRDQIQAYQFLRRRLVSALVSADANHPVAPSRRLVIGTLCGLGVALLVTAVFGVIGLLNPSGGKDWLAGGKVIVEEGTGARYILGQDGALHPVLNYASARLMAGGNGEATVTVPSDKLAKAPRGSQIGIPGAPDSLPAAAALVNTPWTSCSRTTQDAPASAEPETTVLLGAPAAGVDLPRDQAVVVRVPDGERYLVTAGRRFKLTPEAATALQFDTYPVIAVSSRWIGTVAAGRDLAYRAVEDAGRPGPGVGGTATKVGSVLGVVDAMASPNDATSYYLVRAEGLEPIGQTEASLLINTPENADAYTGVPAPVAVRAADVAAVPKVAKARTGGADPAEYPDRIPRKAPVTGQSVTLCVQGSRIVISAQVPLPQGAKAIPVTARTDALVADAVFVPPSGGAVVAESGSGTVYVVTDTGLKYPVASSEALASLGYGQAERQPVPNGLLALVPRGPALDPAQAGRAVSAAMGGTG